The Lewinellaceae bacterium genome includes a region encoding these proteins:
- a CDS encoding HNH endonuclease encodes MENEDIEKRSNLHYKKKAEWHKENTPVMSKIFNEKCQECGSDANSKIGVIHHRQYTGNDYEKPLEKLLADNAIEWLCKNCHKKKHVALNREEVDLRIKHSGFCAICNEFSWHAWFKLNKGVTHGRGSFPICNKCLDFLLSKEVMKEFWFDNHGYKSRIIRWGNIEQFQKEQRIIFKNLIPKIKRETFGDLSLLKNDSSNQGKLF; translated from the coding sequence ATGGAAAATGAGGATATTGAAAAAAGGAGTAACCTGCATTACAAGAAAAAGGCTGAATGGCACAAGGAGAATACTCCTGTAATGTCCAAAATATTTAATGAAAAATGTCAAGAGTGTGGTTCTGATGCGAATTCCAAAATAGGGGTAATTCATCACAGGCAATACACCGGAAATGATTATGAAAAGCCGTTAGAAAAACTTTTGGCCGACAATGCAATTGAATGGTTGTGCAAAAATTGCCATAAAAAAAAGCATGTTGCTCTTAATCGAGAGGAGGTGGATCTAAGGATAAAGCATAGTGGGTTTTGTGCAATTTGTAATGAATTTAGTTGGCATGCCTGGTTCAAATTGAATAAAGGGGTAACGCACGGAAGGGGAAGTTTTCCGATTTGTAATAAATGCCTTGATTTTTTACTTTCAAAGGAAGTTATGAAGGAGTTTTGGTTTGATAATCATGGCTACAAAAGTAGAATAATACGCTGGGGAAATATTGAACAATTTCAAAAAGAACAAAGGATAATATTTAAAAATCTAATTCCCAAAATAAAAAGGGAAACGTTTGGAGACTTGAGCCTTTTAAAAAATGATTCTTCAAATCAAGGTAAATTGTTTTAG
- a CDS encoding DUF3427 domain-containing protein, translating into MELKRYKSYTREEIHNLYSPDSLFVRGAGKWGLHGIVSIPEKKGDFIFFVTFGTTEAGHTFKEGITEDGILTWQSKPGQKLKDPQISQFINHDHNKNNIFLLLRTNSNDKYTYLGKLAYESHNPDAEKPVQFQWQILDWEINEDLFENIGLKLGDPGLDADQFTTKSWDEIKKPLAEYPVLEEIIPKESEVELMNWYEKNNQLVRDSSSSSPRFSQESKKVGDRGEEIALKFIRSNINDIKLETLVWHANIGETPGYDISYENLAGEQICIEVKSTAGKRFNNFIMTSNELRAAKKIKENFKILLVADCLGKEPKVEIIPNPTLDPYFLFEPLSYQVFMMKN; encoded by the coding sequence ATGGAATTAAAAAGATATAAAAGTTACACCAGGGAAGAAATACACAATTTATATTCTCCTGATTCCCTCTTTGTGAGAGGAGCTGGAAAATGGGGATTACATGGGATAGTTTCTATCCCTGAAAAAAAAGGGGACTTTATTTTTTTTGTAACTTTTGGCACTACCGAGGCAGGGCATACTTTTAAAGAAGGTATTACTGAAGATGGAATTTTAACTTGGCAAAGCAAACCAGGTCAAAAACTGAAAGATCCTCAGATCAGCCAATTCATAAATCACGACCATAACAAAAACAACATTTTCTTACTGCTTAGGACAAACTCAAATGATAAGTATACCTATCTCGGAAAACTCGCTTATGAATCACATAATCCAGATGCAGAAAAGCCAGTACAATTTCAATGGCAAATACTTGATTGGGAAATTAATGAAGATTTATTTGAAAATATAGGTTTGAAACTTGGTGATCCAGGACTTGATGCCGATCAATTCACAACTAAATCTTGGGATGAAATTAAAAAACCACTTGCTGAATATCCGGTTTTAGAAGAAATAATCCCAAAAGAATCGGAGGTTGAATTGATGAATTGGTATGAAAAGAATAACCAACTTGTAAGGGATAGCTCATCAAGTAGTCCCCGGTTCTCCCAAGAATCAAAAAAGGTAGGTGACAGAGGTGAAGAAATTGCCTTAAAATTTATTAGATCAAACATTAATGATATCAAACTTGAAACGCTTGTTTGGCATGCAAATATCGGAGAAACTCCAGGCTACGATATTTCCTATGAAAACCTTGCAGGAGAACAAATCTGCATAGAGGTTAAATCGACAGCGGGAAAGCGATTTAATAACTTTATAATGACCAGCAACGAACTGAGGGCTGCAAAAAAAATAAAAGAAAATTTTAAAATATTATTGGTAGCGGATTGTTTGGGCAAAGAGCCTAAGGTTGAAATTATCCCGAATCCAACTTTGGATCCGTATTTTTTATTTGAGCCTTTGAGTTATCAGGTTTTTATGATGAAGAATTAA
- a CDS encoding phage integrase SAM-like domain-containing protein produces MRAQVMIWTYKPRKDGTCNIKIYAGYKGDKKYFKTKFHVLPSQFDKNKGLVKRTHPNHLRINAAIGEEKKRILDHIIKPGENLRTLGKEKKESFIDFLVEHRNEIKNGFTDLKQSTARNYTSLITRITQYRDDRKLKDISFEDIDMDFYKDFQKFLSDECNCGLVGFGKHIKVIKTVMRNAQELGLHHNDIYKTRLFKRYNAKPSTKIYLTEDEIKAIEELNLSFDKALDRERDRFLVSYYFLMRYEDSRTIQKDFFFEQEGKHYLKYKQEKTERECIIPVKDKAWEILNKRGFNLNYGSNPQSNRDIKTICALARIDTEVTQGEERLPKWKFVTTHTARRSAATNLALQNVSVKIIADLGGWTDIRTLRIYLRASGLDSALVAKDLEFFK; encoded by the coding sequence ATGAGAGCTCAGGTAATGATCTGGACCTACAAACCCCGCAAAGACGGCACCTGCAATATAAAAATCTATGCCGGCTATAAAGGAGATAAAAAATACTTCAAGACAAAATTCCACGTTTTGCCTTCCCAATTTGATAAAAACAAAGGATTGGTCAAAAGAACCCACCCGAATCACCTCCGGATCAATGCGGCAATAGGGGAGGAGAAGAAGCGAATATTGGATCATATCATTAAACCCGGTGAAAACCTGAGGACTTTAGGAAAGGAAAAGAAGGAAAGTTTTATTGACTTCCTGGTGGAACACCGGAATGAAATTAAAAACGGCTTCACGGATCTTAAACAAAGCACCGCAAGAAATTATACTTCCCTGATTACCCGGATAACCCAATACCGGGATGATCGAAAGTTAAAGGACATTTCCTTTGAGGATATCGATATGGACTTTTATAAGGACTTTCAAAAGTTTTTGAGTGATGAATGCAATTGCGGCCTGGTAGGGTTTGGAAAACATATCAAGGTCATAAAAACGGTGATGCGTAATGCCCAGGAGTTGGGGTTGCATCATAACGATATCTACAAAACCAGGCTGTTTAAAAGATACAACGCCAAACCTTCCACCAAAATCTACCTGACAGAAGATGAAATAAAAGCCATTGAAGAATTGAATCTTTCCTTTGACAAGGCATTGGATAGAGAGCGGGATCGCTTTTTGGTCAGTTATTATTTTTTGATGCGGTATGAAGATTCCAGAACAATCCAGAAAGACTTTTTCTTTGAGCAAGAAGGAAAACATTATCTCAAATACAAGCAGGAAAAAACAGAAAGAGAATGTATTATTCCGGTCAAGGATAAGGCCTGGGAGATTCTTAATAAAAGAGGTTTTAATTTGAACTATGGAAGCAACCCACAAAGTAACCGGGATATAAAAACCATTTGCGCCCTGGCCCGGATAGATACGGAAGTAACCCAGGGAGAAGAAAGATTGCCTAAATGGAAGTTTGTCACCACCCACACCGCCAGGCGCAGCGCTGCCACAAATTTGGCTTTGCAGAATGTTTCGGTTAAAATAATTGCAGATCTCGGTGGATGGACCGATATTAGGACTTTGAGGATTTATTTGAGGGCTTCTGGGTTGGATTCGGCTTTGGTGGCTAAGGATTTGGAGTTTTTTAAGTAA
- a CDS encoding mechanosensitive ion channel, translating into MNFDLEKFSELLTVYAPKVAGAILTFVIGFWIIGRLTTFLGRTMEKRGVDATVHPFLKSLVSVGLKVLVLLSVASMFGIETTSFVAIFGALAFAVGMALQGSLGHFASGILILIFKPYKVGDLVNLAGGNVGTVKEIQIFNTVLVTLDNKHIIIPNAVVTSNVMTNISGQGIIGVELTFGIGYKDDIDKARAIILKVGEECPWILSDPAQGVVVGELGASSVNLNTRPFCKSEHYWDTFFYMNEHVKKAFDKGGVSIPFPQMDVHMGKN; encoded by the coding sequence ATGAATTTTGATTTGGAAAAATTTTCAGAGTTACTCACTGTTTATGCCCCAAAAGTTGCGGGGGCGATTTTAACCTTTGTCATTGGTTTTTGGATCATCGGTAGGTTGACGACCTTCCTGGGCAGGACCATGGAAAAAAGGGGGGTGGATGCCACTGTCCATCCGTTTTTAAAATCGCTGGTTTCGGTAGGACTAAAAGTCCTTGTATTGCTGAGTGTCGCCTCGATGTTTGGCATTGAGACCACCTCTTTTGTGGCCATCTTTGGGGCGTTAGCCTTTGCCGTCGGAATGGCCCTCCAGGGAAGCCTCGGGCATTTCGCCAGCGGTATACTTATCTTAATTTTCAAGCCTTATAAAGTTGGCGATCTCGTTAATCTGGCCGGAGGCAATGTAGGTACCGTGAAGGAAATTCAAATTTTCAACACTGTGCTGGTAACATTAGACAACAAACATATCATCATTCCCAACGCTGTCGTCACGAGTAATGTCATGACCAACATATCCGGTCAGGGGATCATTGGGGTGGAACTCACTTTTGGAATAGGCTATAAAGATGATATAGATAAGGCCCGCGCCATTATTCTCAAGGTTGGGGAGGAGTGTCCCTGGATATTGAGCGATCCCGCCCAGGGGGTAGTTGTAGGGGAGCTGGGTGCCAGTTCTGTCAATCTCAACACCCGTCCATTCTGCAAAAGTGAGCACTACTGGGATACATTTTTCTACATGAATGAGCATGTGAAAAAAGCGTTTGACAAAGGAGGTGTCTCCATCCCGTTCCCGCAGATGGATGTGCATATGGGGAAGAACTAG
- a CDS encoding RecX family transcriptional regulator produces MHKKKRYISKEDALKKLENYCAYQDRCHSEVRTKLLDLGIYGDDLEEIIVALISENFLNEERFAKSFARGKFRIKHWGRIRIQQELKFRKISAYCIKKAMEEIPDEDYLDILTQVIIKKKNSLPETDPYKLKVKLIQYALSRGFEMPSIQKVIDQQNLSTL; encoded by the coding sequence TTGCATAAAAAGAAACGATATATCTCTAAAGAGGATGCCCTGAAAAAATTGGAAAATTACTGCGCCTACCAGGACCGCTGCCATTCGGAAGTTCGTACCAAACTACTGGACCTGGGCATCTATGGCGACGACCTGGAAGAGATCATCGTTGCCCTCATCAGTGAAAATTTCCTGAACGAAGAACGTTTTGCAAAATCATTTGCCCGCGGCAAATTCCGCATCAAACACTGGGGACGCATCCGCATCCAACAGGAGTTGAAATTCCGCAAAATTTCGGCCTATTGTATAAAAAAGGCCATGGAAGAAATCCCCGATGAGGATTACCTGGACATCCTGACACAGGTGATCATCAAAAAGAAAAATAGCCTCCCGGAAACAGATCCCTACAAATTAAAGGTAAAACTCATCCAATACGCCCTAAGCAGGGGCTTCGAAATGCCATCCATCCAAAAAGTAATCGACCAACAGAATTTATCCACCCTATAA
- a CDS encoding alpha-hydroxy-acid oxidizing protein — protein sequence MEKPYKFSALDRQKEIFMRGMGNRKPLVPVAFSQLEAEAQKVLSEENYASIAGGAGREQGVANNTEAFRHWKIVPRVLQDVSTVDLSIELFGRKLASPLMLAPVGVLELAHKKGDVAVAKAAAQTSTPLIITSQASFPMERIVAEMGDTPRWFQLYWGKSDALMESFVQRAEATGCEAIVLTVDTKMAGWRVRDLDLGHLPYLRGKGIAQYTSDPVFRSLIDEPLSAPIDKPTPSLGAIATLIALNWRYEGNFFRNLFTGLPLKAVRKFVDIFTNPALNWEDLTKLRQATQLPILIKGILHPQDAQKALDHGVDGIIVSNHGGRQIDHNIAAIEALPDIVKVVDGKVPVIMDSGIRSGADMFIAMALGASAVCIGRPYVYGLALAGARGVEEVIKNMLAEFELTMRLSGCVNVGEIRGCVRRG from the coding sequence ATGGAAAAACCCTATAAATTCTCCGCCCTCGACCGACAGAAAGAAATATTCATGCGTGGCATGGGCAACCGAAAACCTCTCGTGCCCGTAGCCTTTAGCCAATTGGAAGCTGAGGCTCAAAAGGTATTGTCTGAAGAAAATTATGCCAGCATAGCCGGAGGGGCCGGGCGGGAGCAGGGGGTGGCCAATAATACGGAGGCTTTCCGCCACTGGAAAATCGTACCCAGGGTGCTCCAGGATGTGTCTACCGTTGATCTGTCCATAGAATTATTCGGCCGGAAACTGGCTTCGCCTTTGATGCTGGCTCCTGTGGGTGTGCTCGAACTGGCTCATAAGAAGGGAGATGTGGCGGTGGCGAAGGCTGCGGCCCAAACCAGTACTCCGCTGATCATCACTAGTCAGGCTTCTTTTCCGATGGAGCGGATTGTGGCTGAAATGGGCGATACTCCCCGTTGGTTCCAGTTGTATTGGGGGAAATCCGATGCCCTGATGGAGAGTTTTGTGCAAAGAGCTGAGGCCACGGGTTGCGAAGCCATCGTTTTGACGGTGGATACCAAAATGGCCGGGTGGCGCGTGCGCGATCTCGACCTGGGGCACCTGCCTTACCTGCGGGGCAAGGGCATTGCGCAATATACGAGTGATCCTGTTTTCCGGAGCCTTATCGATGAGCCTTTGTCGGCTCCCATTGATAAGCCGACTCCCAGTCTTGGAGCCATTGCCACCTTAATAGCGCTCAACTGGCGGTATGAGGGTAATTTTTTCAGAAACCTTTTCACTGGTCTTCCGCTGAAAGCTGTGCGAAAATTTGTGGATATTTTCACTAATCCGGCCCTGAACTGGGAAGATCTAACCAAACTGCGGCAAGCTACCCAACTGCCGATACTGATCAAGGGTATTTTACATCCCCAGGATGCTCAAAAGGCCCTTGATCATGGGGTTGACGGGATCATTGTCAGCAACCACGGCGGCCGGCAGATCGATCACAATATTGCTGCCATTGAGGCCTTGCCGGATATCGTGAAGGTGGTTGATGGAAAGGTGCCGGTGATTATGGACAGCGGCATCCGTAGCGGGGCGGATATGTTTATCGCTATGGCGCTGGGGGCTTCGGCGGTTTGTATTGGACGACCCTATGTGTATGGGTTGGCGCTGGCGGGTGCGCGCGGGGTGGAAGAAGTGATCAAAAATATGCTGGCCGAGTTTGAGTTGACGATGCGGTTGTCGGGATGTGTGAATGTGGGGGAGATTAGAGGGTGTGTGAGGAGGGGGTAA
- a CDS encoding FkbM family methyltransferase, which yields MNAKRLVKSFVTGLRVKLLAANPAIVRWYYLKLWKPQPGSFVEFLDRFSRQNEGIFFIQVGSNDGIQHDPLYKFIKRDRWKGIMMEPQKTAFSKLSYAYPKGNVHLVNKAISDNNEPKKLYKIAFTDQRWASGISSFLRQHVEDRIADGHVDRQCKKYGIIPPENKEDYITYDEVECINFPTLLKEFAVKKVDLLHIDTEGFDYEVIKLFDFNLFKPRVVAFEHTHLSDADYRSCKQYLTELGYDLTFFDADTVAVQGGRWPERKA from the coding sequence ATGAATGCAAAACGACTCGTAAAATCCTTTGTGACCGGGCTGAGGGTGAAATTACTGGCTGCCAATCCGGCTATTGTACGTTGGTATTACTTAAAGTTATGGAAACCCCAACCAGGTTCCTTTGTCGAATTCCTTGACAGATTTTCCCGCCAAAACGAGGGTATATTTTTCATCCAGGTCGGCAGCAACGATGGCATTCAGCACGATCCGTTGTACAAATTTATCAAAAGGGACCGCTGGAAAGGGATTATGATGGAACCTCAGAAAACAGCTTTCTCAAAGCTCTCTTACGCCTATCCAAAAGGCAATGTCCATCTCGTCAACAAAGCCATTTCGGATAACAACGAACCTAAAAAACTCTACAAAATAGCCTTCACCGATCAGCGTTGGGCCAGCGGCATCAGCTCTTTTCTCCGGCAGCATGTGGAAGATCGCATTGCTGACGGGCATGTGGACCGGCAGTGCAAAAAATACGGGATCATCCCGCCTGAAAACAAGGAAGATTATATTACCTATGATGAGGTAGAATGCATCAATTTTCCCACCTTGCTCAAAGAATTTGCCGTTAAAAAGGTAGATTTACTCCACATTGATACCGAAGGGTTTGATTATGAGGTCATCAAGTTGTTTGATTTCAATTTATTCAAACCGAGGGTCGTGGCTTTCGAACATACTCATTTGTCGGATGCTGATTACCGTTCGTGTAAGCAATATTTGACGGAACTGGGATATGATTTGACTTTTTTTGATGCGGATACGGTGGCGGTGCAGGGTGGACGGTGGCCGGAGCGTAAAGCGTAG
- the hppD gene encoding 4-hydroxyphenylpyruvate dioxygenase, protein MQTETLNRPETKKDPMALIGTDHVEFYVSNAKQAAHYYQTAFGFNLVAYSGLETGNKEKVSYVLQQGKVRFMLSSALTPDHYIAEHVKLHGDGVKVLALEVEDAEMAFNTAVERGAKAAIPLKVLKDEFGEVRTASIHIYGETIHTFVERKNYTGAFMPGFVAKESLMEIKPIGLKYIDHCVGNVELGKMNEWVEFYKKVMGFNLLLSFDDKDISTEYTALMSKVVSNGNGYVKFPINEPADGRKKSQIEEYLDFYKTAGVQHVALATDDILYTVDQLRKNGVEFLYVPETYYDDLKERVGEIKEEVDELKRLNILVDRDDEGYLLQIFTKPVQDRPTVFYEIIQRAGAKSFGKGNFKALFESIEREQELRGTL, encoded by the coding sequence ATGCAGACAGAAACATTAAACAGGCCGGAGACAAAAAAGGACCCTATGGCCCTGATCGGTACTGATCATGTTGAATTTTATGTATCCAATGCCAAGCAGGCGGCTCATTATTACCAGACGGCTTTTGGGTTTAATCTGGTAGCCTATAGTGGGCTGGAAACGGGAAATAAGGAAAAGGTATCCTACGTTTTGCAGCAGGGGAAAGTTCGTTTTATGCTTTCCTCCGCCCTGACCCCGGATCACTATATCGCCGAGCATGTGAAACTCCATGGTGACGGTGTGAAGGTACTTGCCCTTGAAGTAGAAGATGCAGAAATGGCTTTCAATACGGCAGTAGAACGGGGCGCCAAGGCTGCGATACCGTTGAAGGTATTGAAGGATGAATTTGGCGAAGTGCGTACGGCTTCCATTCATATTTATGGAGAGACTATCCATACTTTCGTAGAGCGTAAAAACTATACCGGTGCCTTTATGCCGGGTTTTGTGGCCAAAGAAAGCCTGATGGAGATCAAGCCGATTGGATTGAAATACATCGACCATTGTGTAGGCAATGTGGAACTGGGTAAAATGAACGAATGGGTCGAGTTTTACAAAAAAGTAATGGGATTCAATTTGTTGCTTTCTTTTGACGATAAAGATATCTCTACCGAATACACTGCCCTGATGAGCAAAGTGGTTTCCAATGGCAACGGGTATGTAAAATTTCCGATCAACGAACCTGCCGATGGCCGGAAGAAATCCCAGATCGAGGAATACCTCGATTTCTACAAAACGGCCGGAGTACAGCATGTGGCTCTGGCTACCGATGACATTCTTTATACCGTGGACCAGCTTCGTAAGAACGGTGTTGAATTCCTGTACGTGCCTGAGACTTACTACGATGACCTCAAGGAAAGGGTGGGAGAGATCAAGGAAGAAGTGGACGAACTCAAAAGGCTCAACATTCTCGTCGATCGCGATGACGAAGGTTACCTCCTTCAGATATTTACCAAACCTGTTCAGGATCGCCCGACGGTTTTTTATGAGATCATTCAGCGGGCGGGCGCAAAATCTTTTGGAAAAGGAAACTTCAAGGCTCTTTTTGAGTCTATTGAACGCGAACAGGAATTGAGGGGGACGCTCTAA
- a CDS encoding homogentisate 1,2-dioxygenase, protein MHYHSLGKIPPKRHTQFRKEDGTLYHEELFSTIGFDDLYSLIYHSNPPTQILQVGDPYSVAPEVIHSKDLKHRSLKGFKIKPEDDYLKSRKAVLVNSDCKIILSAPKSSMTDYFFKNADSDEMIFIHKGEGILKTMYGQLPFGYGDYLIIPRGTVYQLEFKDEDNRLLIVESSSPITTPRRYRNQFGQLTEHSPFCERDIRKPQDLETHDVQGEFLIYIKKQDMMYPYSYLNHPFGVVGWDGYLYPYAFSIHNFEPITGRVHLPPPIHQTFATKGFVICSFVPRLYDYHPLAIPAPYNHSNIDSDEVLYYVDGDFMSRNHVEAGMLSLHPAGIPHGPHMGAVERSIGQKETRELAVMIDAFAPLQLTNYAFDIEDPDYYKSWLE, encoded by the coding sequence ATGCATTACCACAGCCTTGGCAAAATACCACCGAAGCGCCATACTCAGTTCCGCAAGGAAGACGGTACGCTTTACCATGAGGAGTTGTTTTCCACCATTGGATTCGATGACCTCTATTCTTTGATTTATCATTCCAATCCGCCGACACAGATCCTGCAGGTGGGCGATCCATATTCTGTGGCTCCTGAAGTGATCCATAGCAAGGACCTGAAACACCGAAGCCTCAAAGGGTTTAAAATTAAGCCTGAGGATGATTATCTCAAAAGTCGGAAAGCCGTTTTGGTGAACAGTGATTGCAAGATCATACTTTCTGCTCCGAAGAGCAGCATGACCGATTATTTTTTCAAGAATGCGGATTCCGATGAAATGATTTTTATCCACAAGGGAGAAGGCATCCTGAAAACCATGTACGGGCAATTGCCCTTTGGTTATGGTGATTATCTGATCATCCCAAGAGGAACGGTTTATCAACTGGAGTTTAAGGATGAGGACAACCGGCTTTTGATCGTGGAGTCTTCTTCCCCCATCACTACGCCTCGCAGGTACAGAAACCAGTTTGGACAACTGACGGAGCATTCCCCCTTTTGCGAAAGGGACATTCGCAAGCCGCAGGATCTGGAAACTCATGATGTGCAGGGGGAATTCCTGATTTACATCAAAAAACAGGATATGATGTATCCCTATTCCTATCTCAATCACCCTTTTGGGGTAGTGGGCTGGGACGGTTACCTTTATCCTTATGCTTTTTCCATTCATAATTTTGAACCGATTACCGGAAGGGTGCATTTACCTCCTCCGATTCACCAGACATTTGCCACCAAAGGGTTTGTTATATGTTCCTTTGTGCCCCGGTTGTATGATTATCACCCGCTGGCGATCCCGGCCCCCTACAATCACAGCAATATCGACAGTGACGAGGTTTTGTATTATGTAGACGGGGACTTTATGAGCAGGAACCATGTAGAAGCCGGTATGCTGAGCCTTCATCCGGCAGGCATTCCCCACGGGCCGCATATGGGAGCCGTGGAGCGCAGCATCGGACAGAAGGAAACCAGGGAACTTGCTGTAATGATCGACGCCTTCGCACCGCTGCAACTGACGAATTATGCCTTTGATATCGAAGACCCGGATTATTATAAAAGCTGGTTGGAATAA
- a CDS encoding MarR family transcriptional regulator, translating to METAVLLDKKVAISAVILERTAKRMKRFFQEQLVADEAGITVDQWVILQQLDKEDGLNQYEIAKAVFKDAPTVTRILDLLVDKELVARIPDVSDRRRFNIVLTPQGKEKVETVRPCMKAGRERAWAGLDDEAISQLIESLNQVFENIKQPNQS from the coding sequence ATGGAAACCGCTGTACTGTTAGATAAAAAAGTGGCCATTTCTGCCGTTATCCTGGAGCGCACCGCCAAGCGGATGAAACGATTTTTCCAGGAACAGCTTGTAGCTGACGAGGCTGGCATAACGGTCGACCAATGGGTGATCCTGCAACAGTTGGACAAGGAGGACGGCCTGAACCAGTATGAAATTGCCAAGGCTGTTTTTAAGGATGCGCCCACGGTGACCCGCATTCTCGATCTCCTGGTGGATAAGGAACTGGTAGCCAGGATTCCCGATGTTAGTGACCGACGCCGGTTCAATATTGTATTGACCCCACAGGGAAAGGAAAAAGTGGAGACCGTGAGGCCGTGTATGAAGGCTGGTCGAGAAAGAGCCTGGGCAGGCCTTGATGATGAGGCCATTTCACAATTGATCGAAAGCCTGAACCAGGTTTTTGAGAACATTAAACAACCTAACCAATCATAA
- a CDS encoding OsmC family protein has translation MLNTVHVNWKEKMQFDATVPGGVIPLDADEAVGGEGQGARSKPLMLAALAGCTAMDVASLIKKMRAEVDDFSIDVSGDLTDEHPKFYKTVKVVYDFYGADMKKDKIQKAVDLSVERYCGVMEMFRKFAEIEIVVNFHEKE, from the coding sequence ATGTTAAACACAGTTCATGTTAATTGGAAGGAAAAAATGCAATTCGATGCCACCGTTCCAGGGGGTGTCATTCCGCTCGATGCAGACGAAGCCGTTGGAGGGGAAGGTCAAGGGGCCAGGAGCAAACCTTTAATGCTTGCCGCTCTGGCTGGGTGCACCGCAATGGATGTAGCTTCCCTGATAAAAAAGATGCGCGCTGAGGTGGATGACTTCAGTATTGATGTCAGCGGAGATTTGACCGACGAACATCCTAAATTTTATAAAACCGTAAAAGTAGTCTACGACTTCTACGGGGCGGATATGAAAAAAGATAAAATTCAAAAAGCAGTGGATCTTTCTGTGGAAAGATATTGCGGTGTGATGGAAATGTTCAGAAAATTTGCCGAAATCGAGATCGTCGTTAATTTTCATGAGAAGGAGTAG